In Actinacidiphila yeochonensis CN732, a genomic segment contains:
- a CDS encoding S8 family serine peptidase encodes MNRTRLATLATALTAGLALTAMGAGAASAVPAATSAPSSLAPATEGTDAGGAVIVVLADQHADLTLKAHGAARTTATRSDQSSIVSDIRSHGGTGIRQLVSVNAVAARLSAAEVKRLRADPAVAEILPAAPVTVAPQSSSPKAKPAKLSSKLCPADPAKPFTEPEALSVVHASSDDPKAADEANSIATGKGVIVANDGINELAGNPNFTRADGTPVVLDAPDPTADHSDGEYYGDASSIAGQGTVVYDYSKELPYSGLPAGCTFTIKGVAPDASLVDTSLVDTPPSGAGDAVQQPESEVVAGIDHAVVAEHADIISESYGFSQRPGRYAAFYAANDAAIAAGVTVVVSSGDSGVSGTVSSPATDPLAIAVGATNTLRLNAQATGYSRWTNNDITPLSSGGTAPNNRVVDLVAPGYGGEAACNPGGSDCPTNTQTEAFGGTSQACPLVAGAAADVIQAYADTHKGAKPTPALVKAILTSTATDVGAPADQQGAGLLDIDAAVKAAQQEPGSTLTHAHGGRQQAGKPAAAGGLVVTSPTQLDVTAKAGTSDQSVTLFNAGAKDTEVNADYRSLSAVKQFGRTVTEPVSAPDPSLPVPAQGARAAAPITFTVPKGLDRLEADMVIPDPTNSTILSFTLVDPKGALTQISYDYGTASTKAGRPGTVSDIQHVEVAAPTAGTWTAQILWANGRAHLQSPPNVPGTYTGDISFRTTGQHYVTSPAVRGARVKAHSTVTVPLRVAMPAAPGDHPESVQFTAADGARTSVPVARRTLIPSAGGSFDTTITSSVGRGVGQISTFDIDVPAGKQDLDATFSTPDASADNPMTFWLIDPNGTVVQQVAATATTDASGATTATARLVAPAPAAGRWEIDVELNLTTSGKEFTQVVHGTAGYDQP; translated from the coding sequence GTGAACCGAACCCGGCTGGCCACCCTCGCCACCGCCCTCACCGCGGGCCTGGCGCTCACCGCCATGGGCGCCGGCGCCGCCTCCGCCGTGCCCGCCGCCACCTCGGCGCCCTCGTCCCTGGCCCCCGCCACGGAGGGCACGGACGCGGGCGGCGCCGTCATCGTCGTCCTCGCCGACCAGCACGCCGACCTCACCCTGAAGGCGCACGGCGCCGCCCGCACCACCGCGACCCGCTCCGACCAGAGCTCGATCGTCTCCGACATCAGGTCGCACGGCGGCACCGGCATCCGCCAGCTGGTCAGCGTCAACGCCGTGGCGGCCCGGCTGAGCGCGGCGGAGGTGAAGCGCCTGCGGGCCGATCCGGCTGTCGCCGAGATCCTGCCCGCCGCGCCCGTCACCGTCGCCCCGCAGAGCAGCTCGCCCAAGGCGAAGCCGGCCAAGCTCAGTTCGAAGCTGTGCCCGGCCGACCCGGCCAAGCCGTTCACCGAGCCGGAGGCGCTGTCCGTCGTCCACGCCTCGTCCGACGACCCGAAGGCCGCCGACGAGGCCAACTCGATCGCGACCGGCAAGGGCGTGATCGTCGCCAACGACGGCATCAACGAACTCGCGGGCAACCCCAACTTCACCCGCGCGGACGGCACTCCGGTCGTCCTGGACGCCCCGGACCCGACCGCCGACCACAGTGACGGCGAGTACTACGGCGACGCCTCCTCCATAGCCGGCCAGGGCACGGTCGTCTACGACTACTCCAAGGAGCTGCCGTACTCCGGCCTGCCCGCGGGCTGCACCTTCACCATCAAGGGGGTCGCCCCCGACGCGTCCCTGGTCGACACCTCCCTCGTCGACACCCCGCCCAGCGGTGCCGGCGACGCCGTGCAGCAGCCGGAGTCGGAGGTCGTCGCGGGCATCGACCACGCGGTCGTGGCCGAGCACGCCGACATCATCTCCGAGTCCTACGGCTTCAGCCAGCGGCCCGGCCGCTACGCCGCCTTCTACGCCGCCAACGACGCGGCGATCGCCGCAGGGGTGACCGTCGTCGTCTCCTCCGGCGACAGCGGCGTCTCCGGCACCGTCTCCTCCCCCGCCACCGACCCGCTGGCCATCGCGGTCGGCGCCACCAACACGCTGCGGCTGAACGCGCAGGCCACCGGCTACAGCCGCTGGACCAACAACGACATCACCCCGCTGTCCTCGGGCGGCACCGCCCCCAACAACCGCGTGGTCGACCTCGTCGCCCCCGGCTACGGCGGTGAGGCGGCCTGCAACCCCGGCGGCAGCGACTGCCCGACCAACACCCAGACCGAGGCGTTCGGCGGCACCAGCCAGGCCTGCCCGCTCGTGGCGGGTGCCGCGGCCGACGTCATCCAGGCCTACGCCGACACCCACAAGGGCGCCAAGCCCACCCCGGCGCTGGTCAAGGCCATCCTCACCAGCACCGCCACCGACGTCGGCGCGCCCGCGGACCAGCAGGGCGCGGGGCTGCTCGACATCGACGCCGCGGTGAAGGCCGCCCAGCAGGAGCCCGGCAGCACGCTGACCCACGCCCACGGCGGCCGGCAGCAGGCGGGCAAGCCGGCCGCCGCCGGCGGCCTCGTCGTGACCTCGCCGACCCAGCTGGACGTCACCGCCAAGGCCGGCACCAGCGACCAGTCGGTGACGCTCTTCAACGCCGGCGCCAAGGACACCGAGGTGAACGCGGACTACCGCTCGCTGAGCGCGGTCAAGCAGTTCGGCCGGACCGTCACCGAGCCGGTCAGCGCCCCCGACCCGAGCCTGCCGGTTCCCGCCCAGGGCGCCCGGGCCGCGGCCCCGATCACCTTCACGGTGCCCAAGGGCCTGGACCGGCTCGAAGCCGACATGGTCATCCCCGACCCGACGAACTCCACCATCCTGTCGTTCACGCTGGTCGACCCCAAGGGCGCCCTGACCCAGATCTCCTACGACTACGGCACGGCGTCCACCAAGGCCGGGCGTCCGGGCACCGTCTCCGACATCCAGCACGTCGAGGTCGCCGCGCCCACGGCCGGCACCTGGACCGCTCAGATCCTGTGGGCCAACGGCCGCGCGCACCTCCAGTCGCCGCCGAACGTGCCCGGCACCTACACCGGCGACATCTCGTTCCGCACCACCGGCCAGCACTACGTGACGTCGCCGGCGGTCCGCGGTGCGCGGGTCAAGGCGCACTCCACGGTCACCGTGCCGCTGCGGGTGGCGATGCCCGCCGCGCCCGGCGACCACCCCGAGTCCGTCCAGTTCACCGCCGCCGACGGCGCCCGCACCTCGGTGCCCGTCGCCCGCCGCACCCTCATCCCCTCCGCGGGCGGCAGCTTCGACACCACGATCACCAGCAGTGTCGGGCGCGGCGTCGGCCAGATCAGCACGTTCGACATCGACGTCCCGGCCGGCAAGCAGGACCTGGACGCCACGTTCAGCACGCCGGACGCCAGCGCCGACAACCCCATGACGTTCTGGCTCATCGACCCGAACGGCACGGTCGTCCAGCAGGTCGCGGCGACGGCCACCACGGACGCCTCGGGCGCCACCACCGCCACCGCGCGCCTGGTCGCGCCGGCGCCCGCCGCGGGCCGGTGGGAGATCGACGTGGAGCTCAACCTCACCACCAGCGGCAAGGAGTTCACCCAGGTCGTCCACGGCACCGCCGGGTACGACCAGCCGTAG